From a single Micromonospora carbonacea genomic region:
- the rimO gene encoding 30S ribosomal protein S12 methylthiotransferase RimO — translation MVSATAPSPQSAGRRVALLTLGCARNEVDSEELAARLHADGWQVITDGEGADVVVVNTCGFVEKAKQDSIQTLLAAADTGAKVVAAGCMAERYGRELADSLPEAQAVLSFDDYPDIAARLDAVVAGEALDAHTPRDRRELLPLTPVARRDSAVSLPGHGTNRAVVATDEHTPAHLRQVLRRRLDTGPVASLKLASGCDRRCAFCAIPAFRGAFVSRTPDELLAEAEWLAKTGVRELVLVSENSTSYGKDLGDPRALEKLLPQLAAVDGIVRVRASYLQPAETRPGLVEAIAGTPGVAPYFDLSFQHSSEPVLRRMRRFGSTDRFLELLAAARALAPEAGARSNFIVGFPGETRGDVDELVRFLSAARLDAIGMFDYSDEDGTEAAGLPGKVSAATIKRRYDRLSALADELCSQRAEERLGSTVEVLVDSVDDGVVEGRAAHQAPEVDGSTTLVAPADGGVDLAALRPGDLVRATVTATEGVDLVAVPDEMISAAPGAAR, via the coding sequence ATGGTGTCTGCCACCGCCCCCTCCCCGCAATCCGCCGGCCGCCGCGTCGCCCTGCTGACCCTCGGCTGCGCCCGCAACGAGGTCGACTCGGAGGAGCTGGCCGCCCGGCTGCACGCCGACGGCTGGCAGGTCATCACCGACGGCGAGGGGGCCGACGTGGTGGTCGTCAACACCTGCGGCTTCGTGGAGAAGGCCAAGCAGGACTCGATCCAGACGCTGCTCGCCGCCGCCGACACCGGCGCGAAGGTGGTCGCCGCCGGCTGCATGGCCGAGCGGTACGGCCGGGAGCTGGCCGACAGCCTGCCCGAGGCCCAGGCGGTGCTCAGCTTCGACGACTACCCCGACATCGCCGCCCGCCTCGACGCGGTCGTCGCCGGCGAGGCGCTCGACGCGCACACCCCGCGCGACCGCCGGGAGCTGCTGCCGCTGACCCCGGTCGCCCGGCGCGACAGCGCCGTCTCGTTGCCCGGCCACGGCACGAACCGGGCCGTCGTGGCCACCGACGAGCACACCCCGGCCCACCTGCGGCAGGTGCTGCGGCGGCGGCTCGACACCGGCCCCGTCGCGTCGCTCAAGCTGGCCAGCGGGTGCGACCGCCGCTGCGCGTTCTGCGCCATCCCCGCCTTCCGCGGCGCGTTCGTCTCGCGGACGCCCGACGAGCTGCTCGCCGAGGCGGAGTGGCTGGCCAAGACGGGCGTGCGGGAGCTGGTGCTGGTCAGCGAGAACTCCACGTCGTACGGCAAGGACCTCGGCGACCCCCGGGCGCTGGAGAAGCTGCTGCCGCAGCTCGCCGCGGTCGACGGGATCGTCCGGGTCCGGGCGAGCTACCTCCAGCCCGCCGAGACCCGCCCCGGCCTGGTCGAGGCGATCGCCGGCACACCCGGCGTCGCGCCCTACTTCGACCTGTCGTTCCAGCACTCCAGCGAGCCGGTGCTGCGCCGGATGCGCCGCTTCGGCTCCACCGACCGGTTCCTGGAGCTGCTGGCCGCCGCCCGCGCCCTGGCCCCGGAGGCCGGCGCGCGGAGCAACTTCATCGTCGGCTTCCCCGGCGAGACCCGGGGCGACGTCGACGAGCTGGTCCGGTTCCTCAGCGCGGCCCGGCTCGACGCGATCGGCATGTTCGACTACAGCGACGAGGACGGCACCGAGGCCGCCGGCCTGCCCGGCAAGGTCTCCGCCGCGACGATCAAGCGCCGGTACGACCGGCTCAGCGCCCTCGCCGACGAGCTGTGCTCGCAGCGGGCCGAGGAGCGGCTCGGCTCCACGGTCGAGGTGCTGGTCGACTCGGTCGACGACGGCGTGGTCGAGGGCCGGGCGGCGCACCAGGCCCCCGAGGTCGACGGCTCCACCACCCTGGTCGCCCCGGCCGACGGCGGCGTGGACCTGGCGGCGCTGCGCCCCGGCGACCTCGTGCGCGCCACCGTGACCGCCACCGAAGGGGTGGATCTCGTCGCCGTCCCGGATGAGATGATCTCGGCTGCGCCCGGCGCGGCACGGTGA
- a CDS encoding transporter substrate-binding domain-containing protein, producing the protein MAVCRKWSWTVGLAFAAFLSGCPAPDPSPTPAPVVRSGAATVKSIGVDGDQPGLSMVTGVGKFNGFDAEFAQWLINRNKWNARPFVVPSRDREAVIQEDPAGETIVISSYSITDERRKLVGMAGPYLRTRQGVLVRAGENRVGSTNDLQELTVCTVTGTTSEKQLREQGITRLTLVDGFGECVELLKSRQVDAVSTDLLILYGFAKVENGAVEVVPKLSFGNFEEYGIGFRRGDMAMCERLTQSIKDFIDSGTWRTYYRNHDFPPELEDDSRPDPNNLDPC; encoded by the coding sequence ATGGCGGTGTGCCGCAAGTGGTCATGGACCGTCGGGCTGGCGTTCGCGGCGTTCCTTTCCGGCTGTCCCGCTCCGGACCCGAGTCCGACGCCAGCGCCGGTCGTGCGATCGGGCGCCGCGACGGTCAAGTCTATCGGGGTGGACGGCGATCAACCCGGCCTCAGCATGGTGACCGGTGTAGGAAAGTTCAACGGCTTCGACGCCGAGTTCGCGCAGTGGCTCATCAACCGGAACAAGTGGAACGCGCGCCCGTTCGTGGTGCCTTCGCGGGATCGCGAGGCGGTGATCCAGGAGGACCCAGCGGGGGAAACGATCGTCATCTCCAGTTACTCGATCACCGACGAGCGCCGCAAGCTGGTAGGGATGGCGGGCCCCTATCTCAGGACCCGGCAGGGAGTGTTGGTGCGGGCAGGGGAGAACCGGGTCGGTTCAACGAACGATCTGCAGGAGCTGACCGTCTGCACGGTGACGGGCACCACCTCGGAGAAACAACTGCGGGAGCAGGGCATCACGAGGCTCACGCTGGTCGACGGTTTCGGGGAATGCGTCGAACTGCTCAAGTCCCGCCAGGTGGATGCCGTCTCCACGGATCTGCTGATTCTGTACGGCTTTGCCAAGGTCGAGAATGGTGCCGTCGAGGTCGTGCCCAAGTTGTCTTTCGGCAACTTCGAAGAGTATGGCATCGGTTTCAGACGTGGCGACATGGCGATGTGTGAGCGGCTCACTCAGTCGATCAAGGATTTCATCGACAGCGGAACCTGGCGTACGTACTACCGGAACCACGACTTTCCGCCGGAGCTCGAGGACGACAGTCGTCCTGATCCCAACAACCTCGACCCCTGCTGA
- the pgsA gene encoding CDP-diacylglycerol--glycerol-3-phosphate 3-phosphatidyltransferase, with protein MTPAAESAQPPVVARVPVLNAANGLTLLRLVLVPVFAASVVASGATHAGWRIAACLIFAVASVTDLVDGWIARRFGLVTSVGKVADPIADKALTGAALLLLSWYDLLPWWVTGVILARELGITALRFWVIRHGVIAASRGGKIKTALQILAITWYLWPMPAGPAAVGPWLMAAAVGVTVVTGFDYVAQALRLRRPAREDA; from the coding sequence GTGACGCCGGCGGCGGAGTCGGCGCAGCCGCCGGTGGTCGCCCGGGTCCCGGTGCTCAACGCGGCCAACGGGCTGACCCTGCTGCGGCTGGTGCTGGTGCCGGTCTTCGCGGCCTCGGTGGTCGCCTCCGGCGCGACCCACGCCGGGTGGCGGATCGCCGCCTGCCTGATCTTCGCCGTCGCCTCGGTGACCGACCTGGTGGACGGCTGGATCGCCCGCCGGTTCGGCCTGGTCACCTCGGTCGGCAAGGTGGCCGACCCGATCGCCGACAAGGCGCTCACCGGCGCGGCCCTGCTGCTGCTGTCCTGGTACGACCTGCTGCCCTGGTGGGTGACCGGCGTCATCCTCGCCCGCGAGCTGGGCATCACGGCGCTGCGGTTCTGGGTGATCCGGCACGGCGTCATCGCGGCCAGCCGGGGCGGCAAGATCAAGACGGCGCTGCAGATCCTGGCGATCACCTGGTACCTGTGGCCGATGCCGGCCGGGCCCGCCGCCGTCGGCCCCTGGCTGATGGCCGCCGCGGTCGGCGTCACGGTGGTCACCGGCTTCGACTACGTGGCCCAGGCGCTGCGCCTGCGCCGGCCCGCGCGCGAGGATGCGTAG
- a CDS encoding ornithine cyclodeaminase family protein, whose amino-acid sequence MPLLFADPDVAAALDAPTTVAAMREALLAAHAGRLVAPPRAAAALGGGRMVLTAGHLTGEWYGFRSYDTFGHPQGEQVVVLHDGRTGAVRAVAVGDELGSRRTGGLGGVAVDALARPDAATLGVVGSGTQAWTQVWAAAAVRPLREVTVHSRSAARREAFAARVRAELGVPARAVDSARAAVRERDVVVLATTAVAPVLDAADLAPGTHVNTVGFKQADRHEFGTDLLDAADLLVTDSPAQAAAYDPPMLATLPAYAGRLGDLGAVLAGEARGRTGADQVSVFCSTGLAGTEVFLLDRLVRVGAATA is encoded by the coding sequence ATGCCGTTGCTCTTCGCCGACCCCGACGTCGCCGCCGCGCTGGACGCCCCCACCACGGTGGCCGCGATGCGCGAGGCCCTGCTCGCCGCGCACGCCGGCCGCCTGGTGGCCCCGCCCCGGGCCGCCGCGGCGCTGGGCGGGGGACGGATGGTGCTCACCGCCGGGCACCTCACCGGCGAGTGGTACGGCTTCCGCTCGTACGACACGTTCGGGCACCCGCAGGGCGAACAGGTGGTCGTGCTGCACGACGGGCGCACCGGGGCGGTGCGGGCGGTCGCGGTCGGGGACGAGCTGGGCTCCCGGCGCACCGGAGGGCTCGGCGGGGTCGCCGTGGACGCCCTGGCCCGGCCGGACGCCGCCACGCTGGGCGTGGTCGGCTCGGGCACGCAGGCGTGGACCCAGGTGTGGGCCGCCGCCGCGGTGCGCCCGCTGCGCGAGGTCACCGTGCACAGCCGCTCGGCCGCCCGGCGGGAGGCGTTCGCCGCCCGCGTCCGCGCCGAGCTGGGCGTGCCGGCGCGGGCGGTCGACTCGGCGCGGGCCGCCGTGCGGGAGCGCGACGTCGTGGTGCTCGCCACCACCGCCGTCGCCCCCGTGCTCGACGCCGCCGACCTGGCCCCCGGCACCCACGTCAACACGGTCGGCTTCAAGCAGGCCGACCGGCACGAGTTCGGCACCGACCTGCTCGACGCCGCCGATCTGCTGGTCACCGACTCGCCGGCGCAGGCGGCCGCGTACGACCCGCCGATGCTGGCGACGCTGCCCGCGTACGCCGGGCGGTTGGGTGACCTGGGCGCGGTGCTGGCCGGCGAGGCTCGCGGCCGGACCGGCGCGGACCAGGTGTCGGTCTTCTGCTCGACCGGCCTGGCCGGCACGGAGGTCTTCCTGCTCGACCGGCTGGTCCGGGTCGGCGCGGCGACGGCCTGA
- a CDS encoding DMT family transporter — MAWIVLVISGLLETAWAVALDRSAGFSRLVPSVVFAVTLVLSMAGLAYALREIPVGTGYAVWVGIGAVGTALVGMLALHESASLPRIVCLLLVVAGVVGLKVFH; from the coding sequence ATGGCCTGGATCGTGTTGGTGATCTCCGGACTCCTCGAGACCGCGTGGGCGGTCGCCCTCGACCGCAGCGCCGGCTTCAGCCGGCTCGTGCCGTCGGTCGTGTTCGCGGTCACGCTGGTGCTCAGCATGGCCGGGCTGGCGTACGCGCTGCGCGAGATCCCCGTCGGCACCGGCTACGCGGTCTGGGTGGGCATCGGTGCGGTCGGCACCGCGCTGGTCGGCATGCTGGCGCTGCACGAGTCCGCGAGCCTGCCCCGCATCGTCTGCCTGCTGCTGGTCGTCGCCGGGGTGGTCGGCCTCAAGGTCTTCCACTGA